A genomic segment from Truepera sp. encodes:
- a CDS encoding ROK family protein codes for MELRSVQHDNVREHNRLAVLQALRARGAAARSELARDTQLSIPTVTTIGQEFVELGLVSEAGLAPSGGGRPARLLKLVPEARNALAIDLSGERLRGARVDLAGELHPLEPGPQLGPGAEAGLTAWIRETVAEAAAAGTPFALLAVAVTGVIDQDGSRVRLAPSLGWHHVNVGSLLADASDLPVLLENDVNALALGELRHGAGKDHDHVVYLTIAGGVGAGLVVGGRLYRGAHRAAGEVGYGLFPGMPEDGLDLGESGPLESHLLRLARSVVVDGLLDLDDPERKAAFESLADGVRLVLHNLACALDPEVVVVAWSADPDGQLAQAVAKRWAVPLASDVRPGALGPIAALHGLGHLALERLTASACGRGQAGGTGTR; via the coding sequence GTGGAACTCAGGAGCGTCCAGCACGACAACGTCCGCGAACACAACCGCTTGGCTGTGTTGCAGGCGTTGCGCGCGCGCGGCGCCGCCGCCAGGTCCGAGCTCGCCCGCGACACGCAGCTGAGCATCCCGACGGTCACCACCATCGGACAGGAGTTCGTCGAGCTTGGCCTGGTGAGCGAGGCCGGGCTGGCGCCGTCGGGCGGCGGTAGACCGGCCCGGCTCCTCAAGCTGGTGCCGGAGGCGCGCAACGCCCTCGCGATCGACTTATCGGGCGAGAGGCTGCGCGGCGCCCGTGTCGACCTGGCCGGCGAGCTCCACCCGCTCGAGCCCGGGCCGCAGCTCGGCCCGGGAGCCGAGGCGGGACTCACCGCCTGGATCAGGGAGACGGTCGCCGAGGCCGCCGCGGCCGGCACGCCGTTCGCGCTTCTCGCCGTGGCGGTTACGGGCGTGATCGACCAAGACGGCTCACGCGTAAGGCTCGCGCCCAGCCTCGGCTGGCACCACGTGAACGTCGGCTCTCTACTGGCCGACGCGAGCGACCTGCCCGTGCTCCTCGAAAACGACGTGAACGCGCTCGCCCTCGGCGAGTTGCGTCACGGGGCGGGCAAGGACCATGACCACGTCGTCTACCTCACCATCGCCGGCGGCGTCGGCGCCGGCCTAGTGGTGGGCGGCCGGCTGTACCGCGGCGCGCACCGGGCCGCGGGAGAGGTCGGCTACGGCCTCTTCCCGGGCATGCCGGAGGACGGCCTCGACCTCGGCGAGTCCGGCCCGCTCGAGAGCCACCTCCTGCGCCTGGCCCGGAGCGTGGTGGTCGATGGGCTGCTCGACTTGGACGACCCCGAGCGCAAGGCGGCGTTCGAGAGTCTGGCCGACGGCGTACGCCTCGTACTTCACAACCTCGCTTGCGCGCTCGACCCCGAGGTCGTGGTCGTCGCCTGGTCAGCCGACCCAGACGGGCAGCTGGCCCAGGCCGTGGCCAAGCGGTGGGCGGTGCCACTGGCGTCCGACGTCCGTCCCGGGGCGCTTGGCCCCATTGCGGCGCTTCACGGTTTAGGCCACCTGGCGCTGGAGCGCCTCACCGCCAGCGCCTGCGGGCGCGGCCAAGCAGGAGGGACAGGGACCCGATGA
- a CDS encoding lyase family protein yields MSWHPAYRKQVLEPDFRHAASHLSHHFIDAMTAHLDTVLRLPAYQSVENQSAGAAVRAALVGLHDAPRPEQGEDVPDYYFALQRLLEERLGDAVGLIRVGLSRNDLDMTVYKMAGRASLLDTGERLLELRRLLIEKAGAHLETVLIAQTHHQPGQPTTVAHYLGAVEDQLARDSQRLEQAYARMNSCPLGAAALAGSSHPLDREFTAARLGFTAPVGNTYDAVASADWEFDIVSLAQSVALGLGRFVNDLLSWAASGWYRLEDSLVQGSSIMPQKRNPVSLEHARTRFSRVLGSAGMVTYSHHNIPFTDLNDFGPDIQGALGLQHRQLVGALTLLDACLQQGDFDRAKLAAAAARTDTTATELADVLSREHGLTFPNAHHVVTTLVKRFSSEGRLLTSAAPADVEAAGGPQLSAEALTAALDPVGFVRRRNGLGMPAPEVMTTKLARAADRLQADRQALRERSEALARATARLRGTGKEQVEA; encoded by the coding sequence ATGAGTTGGCACCCCGCCTATCGCAAGCAGGTGCTGGAGCCGGACTTCCGGCACGCCGCCAGCCACCTGTCGCACCACTTCATAGACGCCATGACGGCGCACCTCGACACGGTCTTGAGGCTCCCCGCCTATCAAAGCGTCGAGAACCAGAGCGCCGGGGCGGCCGTCCGTGCCGCCCTCGTCGGGCTTCACGACGCTCCCCGGCCCGAACAGGGCGAGGACGTGCCCGATTACTACTTCGCGTTGCAGCGCCTCCTCGAGGAGCGCTTGGGCGACGCCGTCGGCCTCATCCGCGTGGGCCTCAGCCGCAACGACCTCGACATGACCGTCTACAAGATGGCCGGCCGCGCCTCGCTGCTCGACACGGGCGAACGGCTGCTCGAGCTGCGCCGCCTGCTCATCGAGAAGGCCGGCGCGCACTTGGAGACCGTCCTCATCGCCCAGACGCATCACCAGCCGGGCCAGCCCACCACCGTTGCCCACTACCTGGGGGCTGTCGAGGACCAACTGGCGCGCGACTCGCAGCGCCTGGAGCAGGCGTACGCGCGCATGAACTCCTGCCCCCTCGGGGCCGCGGCCCTGGCCGGCAGCAGCCACCCCCTCGACCGCGAGTTCACGGCCGCCCGCCTCGGCTTCACCGCGCCGGTGGGCAACACGTACGACGCCGTGGCGTCGGCCGACTGGGAGTTCGACATAGTCAGCCTGGCGCAGTCCGTGGCCCTCGGCCTGGGGCGCTTCGTTAACGATCTATTGTCCTGGGCCGCATCCGGCTGGTACCGGCTGGAAGATAGTCTGGTACAAGGGTCTTCGATCATGCCGCAGAAACGCAACCCGGTCTCCCTCGAACACGCGCGCACCCGCTTCTCGCGGGTGTTGGGTTCGGCCGGCATGGTCACCTACTCGCACCACAACATCCCCTTCACCGACCTCAACGACTTCGGCCCCGACATCCAGGGCGCATTGGGGTTGCAACACCGCCAACTCGTCGGCGCCCTCACCCTGCTGGATGCGTGTCTGCAACAGGGAGACTTCGACCGGGCCAAGTTGGCCGCGGCGGCGGCCCGTACCGATACGACCGCCACGGAACTCGCCGACGTGCTGTCGCGCGAGCATGGACTCACTTTTCCCAACGCCCACCACGTGGTCACCACGCTGGTGAAGCGTTTCAGCTCCGAAGGGCGGCTACTGACCTCGGCCGCCCCCGCCGACGTGGAGGCAGCGGGCGGTCCGCAGCTTTCCGCCGAGGCGCTGACCGCCGCGCTCGACCCCGTAGGGTTCGTGCGGCGCCGTAACGGCCTGGGCATGCCAGCGCCGGAGGTCATGACAACCAAGCTCGCCCGGGCCGCGGATCGGCTGCAAGCCGACCGCCAGGCCCTGCGGGAACGGTCCGAGGCGCTCGCCCGCGCCACAGCGCGATTGCGCGGAACCGGAAAGGAGCAAGTCGAGGCATGA
- a CDS encoding extracellular solute-binding protein, with protein MKRFLILLAVMLGVGIGAAQTTITYWQYDYKTRVDAMTQLIAQFEAANPDIKVVQETFPYDGYQQQVAASLPAGQGADVAQLFYGWLPTWQRAGYVIPLPEQYFDAAELDTNFAPLVQAAKVDGTWYGLPTAVRSLALFYNADMLKDAGYDAPPATWEEFVEIAEALTEKQGSRFVQVGYGFAPNGQDHHLLREVLFRQFGGAPYSDDNSKVTYDSEAGVAALTFYTDWVTKYGFAVPEFVPGNNGYRDGFRQLQNIAMIVDGSFAIGDVRKVDFNWGVTELPVRADNGIKSNFGSFFMNALTPNAAKDPAKLEAASKFLKFVTSDDAMKLWLDVVGELPASRTLIADPELAADPIYGPFVRALDYAHATVFVDETGQRDVLIDAINEVVLQGTSPAVALKEAAAAEQLLLDANR; from the coding sequence ATGAAGCGTTTTCTCATCCTATTGGCAGTGATGTTGGGGGTCGGCATAGGCGCCGCCCAGACCACCATCACCTACTGGCAGTACGACTACAAGACTCGCGTCGACGCGATGACCCAGCTCATCGCACAGTTCGAGGCCGCCAACCCCGACATCAAGGTCGTTCAGGAGACCTTCCCGTACGACGGCTACCAGCAGCAGGTCGCCGCCTCGTTGCCCGCCGGCCAGGGCGCCGACGTGGCGCAGCTCTTCTACGGCTGGCTCCCCACCTGGCAGCGCGCCGGCTACGTCATCCCGCTCCCCGAGCAGTACTTCGACGCGGCCGAGCTCGACACCAACTTCGCCCCCCTCGTCCAGGCCGCCAAGGTCGACGGCACCTGGTACGGGCTCCCGACGGCCGTTCGCAGCCTGGCGCTCTTCTACAACGCCGACATGCTCAAGGACGCCGGCTACGACGCTCCCCCCGCCACTTGGGAAGAGTTCGTCGAGATCGCCGAGGCCCTGACCGAGAAGCAGGGCAGCCGATTCGTGCAGGTCGGTTACGGCTTCGCCCCCAACGGCCAGGACCACCACCTCCTGCGCGAGGTCCTCTTCCGCCAGTTCGGCGGCGCGCCCTACTCCGACGACAACAGCAAGGTGACCTACGACAGCGAGGCCGGCGTGGCCGCGCTGACGTTCTACACCGACTGGGTCACCAAGTACGGCTTCGCCGTGCCCGAGTTCGTGCCCGGCAACAACGGTTACCGTGACGGCTTCCGTCAGCTTCAGAACATCGCCATGATCGTCGATGGCTCGTTCGCCATCGGCGACGTGAGGAAGGTCGACTTCAACTGGGGCGTCACCGAGCTGCCCGTCCGCGCCGACAACGGCATCAAGTCCAACTTCGGCTCGTTCTTCATGAACGCCCTCACCCCGAACGCCGCGAAGGACCCGGCCAAGCTCGAGGCCGCCTCCAAGTTCCTCAAGTTCGTCACGAGCGACGACGCCATGAAGCTGTGGCTCGACGTGGTTGGTGAGCTGCCTGCCAGCCGCACCCTCATCGCCGATCCCGAGCTCGCCGCGGACCCCATCTACGGGCCGTTCGTCCGCGCCCTCGACTACGCGCACGCCACCGTGTTCGTAGACGAGACCGGCCAGCGCGACGTGCTCATCGACGCCATCAACGAGGTCGTGCTCCAGGGCACGAGCCCCGCCGTGGCCCTCAAGGAGGCGGCTGCTGCCGAGCAGCTCCTGCTCGACGCGAACCGCTGA
- a CDS encoding carbohydrate kinase family protein: MTGARVANGRPRIVVVGNTSVDVLLGDVAPWPLPGSEVIIDRYEWRVGGAAGNTGLALAALGVRDGQGADVIAGVGTDFLGEWLEGALEGVARLTREPYATALTVGLTHPGGQRTFVSYLGHLVTLPHERIDLALGDSRPGDLLLLSGYFLQPELRAKAPAILRRARERGVLTTIDTGWPSEGWTAAVRAEVAALLPLTSTFLPNREEALGLTGAEQDGDAEAAAAELLALGAERVIVKLGRDGALLLGPQERSSRSSPSVNVQDTVGAGDTFNAGLLAGLAHGMTWAGALEPAVNAAALAISSRPRRYPTWEETLAASRQPLSVSK, translated from the coding sequence GTGACCGGCGCGCGTGTGGCCAACGGCCGCCCGCGCATCGTGGTGGTGGGCAACACCAGCGTCGACGTGCTCTTGGGTGACGTGGCCCCCTGGCCGCTGCCGGGCAGCGAGGTCATCATCGACCGCTACGAGTGGCGCGTGGGCGGCGCGGCGGGCAACACGGGCCTGGCACTGGCGGCCCTGGGCGTGCGCGATGGCCAGGGCGCCGACGTGATCGCCGGCGTCGGCACCGACTTCCTGGGTGAGTGGCTGGAGGGCGCGTTGGAGGGCGTGGCCCGCCTCACGCGCGAGCCGTACGCCACCGCCCTCACCGTCGGGCTCACCCACCCGGGTGGTCAGCGGACGTTCGTCTCGTACCTGGGTCACCTCGTCACACTGCCACATGAACGCATCGACCTGGCGCTCGGCGATTCGCGGCCGGGCGACCTGCTCTTGCTCAGCGGCTACTTCCTGCAGCCGGAGCTGCGGGCCAAGGCGCCCGCCATCTTGCGCCGGGCCAGGGAACGAGGGGTGCTCACCACCATAGACACCGGCTGGCCCAGCGAGGGCTGGACCGCCGCCGTTCGCGCCGAGGTGGCCGCGCTCCTCCCGCTCACCAGCACGTTCCTCCCCAACCGCGAGGAGGCCCTCGGGCTCACCGGCGCGGAGCAGGACGGCGACGCGGAGGCCGCCGCCGCCGAGCTTCTCGCACTGGGCGCGGAGCGCGTCATCGTGAAGCTGGGCCGGGACGGCGCCCTGCTGCTCGGGCCGCAGGAGCGCAGCTCGAGGAGCTCTCCCAGCGTGAACGTGCAAGACACGGTGGGGGCGGGCGACACCTTCAACGCCGGACTGCTGGCGGGTCTGGCGCACGGCATGACGTGGGCCGGCGCCCTGGAGCCGGCGGT
- a CDS encoding carbohydrate ABC transporter permease: MAARVQFSQPRRRRRVPNFARLLAYVLLAIGSVVMAFPFVWMLLSAFKPLKEIFRFNFWPKVWTLANFQEVLLHTQFPRWFLNSLIVAGISTVSVLFFASLVGYTLTRLRFPGRNFIFLLILSTLMIPTEMLVIPWYVMSTQYGWVNTYWGIAFPGLIPAFGVFLMRQFFDSLPRDLFDAGRVDGVSEFGLFWRVGLPLVGPGLAALGIFNFVGNWNAYLWPLIVAKSPSMRTIPVGVAFFSGEAGTEWNLIMAAAAMAVIPVLLVFFIFQRQIIEGVVLTGVKG; the protein is encoded by the coding sequence ATGGCCGCTAGGGTCCAGTTCTCCCAGCCCCGTCGGCGCCGGCGCGTCCCCAACTTCGCCCGGCTCCTCGCCTACGTGCTCCTGGCCATCGGCAGCGTCGTCATGGCGTTCCCGTTCGTGTGGATGCTCCTCTCGGCGTTCAAGCCGCTCAAGGAGATCTTCCGCTTCAACTTCTGGCCCAAGGTCTGGACCCTCGCCAACTTCCAGGAAGTGCTGCTCCACACGCAGTTCCCGCGCTGGTTCCTGAACAGCCTCATAGTGGCAGGCATCTCGACCGTGTCGGTGCTCTTCTTCGCGTCGCTGGTGGGTTACACCCTCACGCGCCTGCGCTTCCCCGGGCGCAACTTCATCTTCCTCCTCATCTTGAGCACGCTCATGATCCCGACCGAGATGCTCGTGATCCCCTGGTACGTGATGTCCACCCAGTACGGCTGGGTCAACACGTACTGGGGCATAGCGTTCCCCGGGCTCATCCCCGCCTTCGGCGTCTTCCTCATGCGCCAGTTCTTCGACTCGCTGCCGAGGGACCTCTTCGACGCCGGGCGCGTCGACGGGGTGAGCGAGTTCGGGCTCTTCTGGCGCGTCGGACTGCCCCTCGTGGGCCCCGGTCTGGCCGCGCTCGGGATATTCAACTTCGTGGGCAACTGGAACGCGTACCTGTGGCCGCTGATCGTGGCGAAGTCGCCCAGCATGCGCACCATCCCCGTCGGTGTGGCGTTCTTCTCGGGCGAGGCCGGTACGGAGTGGAACCTCATCATGGCCGCCGCCGCCATGGCCGTCATCCCGGTGTTGCTGGTGTTCTTCATCTTCCAGCGCCAGATCATCGAGGGCGTCGTTCTCACCGGGGTCAAAGGGTGA
- the gabT gene encoding 4-aminobutyrate--2-oxoglutarate transaminase, with translation MSGIRLVTEIPGPKSRAMCARRDAAGARGASRLTDLAVAEAHGAYVVDADGNRLLDFAGGIGVLAVGHTPENVVRALQEQAEQLIHMCAIVGTYEPYVAVLEALCEAAPGDFRKKAVLMNSGAEALETAVNIARAHTKRQAIVVFEGGYHGRTNLTLGMTSKYALFKKGFGPFAPEIYRLPFPDLYRRPAGMSEEAFVNAAIAQLDKAMVAQVDPDAIAAFVIEPVQGEAGFLPVPPRFLKRLREIADAHGIVLVADEVQSGMGRTGKLWAVEHLGVVPDLITTAKSLAAGMPLSAVVGRAEMMDAPHPGGLGGTYSGNPLACAAALAALNTLRSEAFLERATRVGERLRAGLERIAARQGLVGEVRGLGPMLAMEFVKDPNTKEPFPEVVLEVTKQALKRGLIVIRAGLYSNCIRLLPPLDLTDAEIDEGLAVLGEAVAAACEPYASSAPAGVA, from the coding sequence ATGAGCGGCATCCGGCTGGTGACCGAGATACCCGGCCCCAAGAGCCGCGCGATGTGCGCGAGGCGCGACGCCGCCGGCGCCCGCGGCGCCTCGCGGCTGACCGACCTGGCCGTCGCCGAGGCGCACGGCGCCTACGTGGTGGACGCCGACGGTAACCGCCTGCTCGACTTCGCGGGCGGCATCGGGGTCCTGGCCGTGGGCCACACTCCCGAGAACGTCGTGAGGGCCCTGCAGGAGCAGGCCGAGCAGCTCATCCACATGTGCGCCATCGTCGGAACCTACGAACCGTACGTTGCCGTTCTCGAGGCCCTCTGCGAGGCCGCTCCCGGCGACTTCCGGAAGAAAGCCGTGCTCATGAACAGTGGCGCAGAGGCGCTCGAGACGGCCGTCAACATCGCGCGGGCGCACACCAAGCGCCAGGCCATCGTCGTGTTCGAGGGCGGTTACCACGGCAGGACGAACCTCACGCTGGGCATGACCAGCAAGTACGCCCTCTTCAAGAAGGGCTTCGGGCCGTTCGCGCCCGAGATCTACCGCCTTCCCTTCCCCGACCTCTACCGCCGGCCCGCGGGCATGAGCGAGGAGGCGTTCGTGAACGCCGCCATCGCCCAGCTCGACAAGGCCATGGTGGCGCAGGTGGACCCGGACGCCATCGCCGCGTTCGTCATAGAGCCCGTGCAGGGCGAGGCGGGCTTCCTCCCCGTGCCGCCGCGCTTCCTAAAGCGCCTGCGTGAGATCGCCGACGCGCACGGCATAGTGCTGGTGGCCGACGAGGTGCAATCGGGGATGGGCCGCACCGGCAAGCTGTGGGCCGTCGAGCACCTGGGCGTCGTGCCCGACCTCATCACGACGGCCAAGTCGTTGGCGGCCGGCATGCCGCTGTCGGCCGTCGTCGGCCGCGCCGAGATGATGGACGCCCCTCACCCAGGCGGGCTCGGCGGCACGTACTCCGGCAACCCCCTCGCCTGCGCCGCAGCGCTGGCCGCCCTGAACACCCTTCGCAGCGAGGCCTTCCTCGAGCGCGCCACGCGCGTGGGCGAGCGGCTTCGGGCCGGGCTCGAGCGCATCGCGGCGCGCCAGGGGCTGGTGGGCGAGGTGCGCGGCCTCGGCCCCATGCTGGCCATGGAGTTCGTGAAGGACCCCAATACCAAGGAGCCGTTCCCCGAGGTCGTCCTCGAGGTCACCAAGCAGGCGCTCAAGCGCGGGCTCATAGTCATCCGCGCGGGCCTCTACTCGAACTGCATAAGGTTGCTGCCGCCCCTCGACCTCACCGACGCCGAGATCGACGAGGGCCTGGCGGTGCTTGGCGAGGCGGTGGCGGCCGCGTGCGAACCCTACGCCAGCTCCGCCCCGGCGGGCGTGGCTTGA
- a CDS encoding NAD-dependent succinate-semialdehyde dehydrogenase yields MSNASFGERFPLEMLIGGEWVGAVRGGTWDLVDPGTEEVVQQVPFGGAEDASRAIDAAAAAYPEWAAKTAYARGKVLERAADWIKANVDDLARITTEESGKPLADSKGEWLSATGYLNWFAGEGVRVYGRTVPAQVPGRRISVVPQPLGVVATITAWNFPIYNIVRTWGAALAAGNTVVGRPSEYTPRSAMLLGQALAEAGAPAGVINVVNGDPGAMGQAFLNDARVRKLAFTGSPRVGRLLMDGASRTLTRLALELGGNAPVIVFPDAKDLPRLAKLAARFKVRNAGQVCIAPQRYLIHESVVDDFTARVVEAMRELKVGHGLEEGVQVGPLINARQLVRVTELVSSAAAGGASVVTGGAALDRRGYFYEPTVVTGVEPGSPLFEEEIFGPVLPISTFGSAQEVLDKANSTEFGLAAYVFTSDLNTAIAMSERLEFGMVAVNDWMPVTPEAPFGGVKGSGIGRETGAEGILEYLDQKAVFIGGVELP; encoded by the coding sequence GTGTCGAACGCTAGTTTTGGCGAGCGGTTCCCGCTCGAGATGTTGATCGGGGGCGAGTGGGTAGGCGCCGTTCGCGGCGGGACGTGGGACCTCGTGGACCCCGGGACCGAAGAGGTCGTTCAGCAGGTGCCGTTCGGCGGCGCGGAGGACGCGAGCCGCGCGATAGACGCAGCGGCGGCGGCCTACCCGGAGTGGGCCGCCAAGACGGCCTACGCCCGCGGCAAGGTGCTGGAGCGCGCCGCCGACTGGATCAAGGCGAACGTCGACGACCTCGCCCGCATCACGACGGAGGAGTCGGGCAAGCCGCTGGCGGACTCCAAGGGGGAGTGGCTGTCGGCCACCGGCTACCTGAACTGGTTCGCGGGCGAGGGCGTGCGCGTCTACGGCCGCACCGTGCCCGCGCAGGTGCCGGGACGGCGCATCAGCGTGGTGCCTCAGCCCCTCGGCGTGGTGGCCACCATCACCGCCTGGAACTTCCCCATCTACAACATCGTGCGCACGTGGGGCGCCGCCCTGGCGGCGGGCAACACCGTGGTGGGGCGGCCATCGGAGTACACGCCGCGCTCGGCCATGCTGCTGGGGCAGGCCCTGGCGGAGGCGGGGGCCCCCGCCGGCGTGATCAACGTGGTGAACGGCGACCCCGGCGCCATGGGCCAGGCATTCCTCAACGACGCGCGCGTTCGCAAGCTGGCGTTCACCGGCAGCCCGCGCGTGGGCAGGCTCCTCATGGACGGCGCCTCGCGCACCCTCACCAGGTTGGCGCTCGAGCTCGGCGGAAACGCCCCCGTCATCGTCTTCCCCGACGCCAAGGACCTGCCGCGGCTGGCCAAGCTGGCGGCGCGCTTCAAGGTTCGCAACGCGGGTCAGGTCTGCATCGCGCCGCAGCGCTACCTCATCCACGAGAGCGTGGTCGACGACTTCACGGCCCGCGTGGTCGAGGCCATGCGCGAGCTCAAGGTCGGGCACGGCCTGGAGGAGGGCGTGCAGGTGGGGCCCCTCATCAACGCCCGCCAACTGGTCCGCGTTACCGAACTCGTGTCGTCGGCAGCGGCCGGCGGCGCCAGCGTCGTGACCGGCGGAGCGGCACTCGACCGGCGCGGCTACTTCTACGAGCCAACCGTGGTCACGGGAGTGGAGCCCGGGTCGCCCCTCTTCGAGGAGGAGATCTTCGGCCCCGTGCTGCCGATCTCCACGTTCGGCAGCGCCCAGGAGGTCCTCGACAAGGCCAACTCCACCGAGTTCGGCCTGGCCGCGTACGTGTTCACTTCGGACCTGAACACCGCCATCGCCATGTCGGAACGGCTCGAGTTCGGCATGGTCGCCGTCAACGACTGGATGCCTGTGACCCCGGAGGCGCCGTTCGGCGGCGTGAAGGGCAGCGGCATCGGGCGCGAGACGGGCGCCGAGGGGATCCTCGAATACCTCGACCAGAAGGCCGTGTTCATCGGCGGGGTGGAGTTGCCCTAG
- a CDS encoding sugar ABC transporter permease produces MRKPAGAPRRRLSLSSREAIWAYAFLLIPLAFFLFFRLWPAVQSLRLSFFTWHVDPEQRVFIGLQYYREMAANIAAKGDLYKALRNMLYYFLIVVFGQVALGLFSAVLLDSVRRLRGLFRAIYFAPYVTPAAAVAWVWGWMYSVNFGIFNKFLSDWSDLVTSIGLPWLAVDPQPFLTSPKQALVAVAAVVVWQQLGFQVVIFLAGLQGIPRTMLEAAAIDGANGWQRFWSITFPLLNPVLVFSLVISTISTLQMFDQVQNINFTDQGGPLGSTLTIALYMYQQAFQKFRIGYAAAVTVLLFVIIMIVTLVQLRLTQRKVEY; encoded by the coding sequence ATGAGAAAACCTGCGGGCGCCCCGCGCCGCCGCCTCTCCCTCAGCTCGCGAGAGGCGATCTGGGCCTACGCGTTCCTGCTCATCCCGCTCGCCTTCTTCTTGTTCTTCAGGTTATGGCCGGCCGTACAGTCGCTGCGGCTATCTTTCTTCACGTGGCACGTGGACCCGGAACAGCGCGTGTTCATCGGGCTGCAGTATTACCGCGAGATGGCCGCCAACATCGCCGCCAAGGGCGACCTCTACAAGGCGCTGAGGAACATGCTCTACTACTTCCTCATCGTCGTCTTCGGCCAGGTCGCGCTGGGGCTGTTCAGCGCCGTGCTGCTCGACTCGGTCAGGCGCCTCCGCGGCCTCTTCCGCGCCATCTATTTCGCGCCATACGTAACCCCCGCCGCGGCCGTCGCCTGGGTCTGGGGTTGGATGTACTCGGTCAACTTCGGCATCTTCAACAAGTTCCTATCCGACTGGAGCGACCTCGTCACGAGCATCGGCTTGCCGTGGCTGGCCGTCGACCCGCAACCCTTCCTCACCAGCCCCAAGCAGGCGCTCGTGGCGGTGGCCGCGGTGGTCGTGTGGCAGCAGTTGGGCTTCCAGGTAGTCATCTTCTTGGCCGGCCTGCAGGGCATTCCGCGGACCATGCTCGAGGCGGCCGCCATCGACGGCGCCAACGGCTGGCAGCGGTTCTGGAGCATCACCTTCCCGCTCCTCAACCCCGTGCTGGTCTTCTCCCTCGTCATCTCGACCATCTCGACCCTGCAGATGTTCGACCAGGTGCAGAACATCAACTTCACGGACCAGGGCGGGCCGCTGGGTAGCACCCTGACCATCGCGCTTTACATGTATCAACAAGCGTTCCAGAAGTTCCGCATCGGCTACGCAGCAGCCGTGACGGTGCTCCTCTTCGTGATCATCATGATCGTCACGCTGGTCCAGCTCCGGCTCACGCAAAGGAAGGTCGAGTATTGA
- a CDS encoding MFS transporter, translating to MAAASSRPATQPDPDEVLARVRRTMRLSFVEGSVMQLFLSWTSGSVLVGYLLALGASPTHIAFVGSVPFLAQVVSPLGAWAAEVLGGRRALTATLGAIGRASWILAAFLPQLNVPDALRPTLLVALVFFASAFQAGVGTVWTAWMGDVVPDDHRGRYFGMRTGVLGVVGMLATLGAGAFLDRVAAPLSFQLVLGVAILASFVSVVLYFFHYDPPTEKRRVSLAQIVAIPYGDRNFRRFLAFAIYWQFVVMLGAPFVIPYFLEELRMSFTQVAYWSSIAALVSLASTTLWGRAADRMGNRPVLVIGTFLAGALLPLNWILAGLTGDLRFIWLSAVFDAVAWGAITPAVFNLALGSAPRSGRVAFIAMYSVVQGLAGFVGGAVSGPLITFLQGVDYPAWMGGWTGYHMLFALSGVGRMLAWPWLRKIDEPRAWRTRDVLRAAGVGVRGAARGRRR from the coding sequence ATGGCCGCCGCGTCCTCTCGACCCGCTACACAACCTGACCCCGACGAGGTCCTCGCCCGCGTTCGGCGCACCATGCGCCTCTCGTTCGTCGAGGGCAGCGTCATGCAGCTCTTCCTCAGCTGGACGTCGGGCAGCGTCCTGGTTGGTTACCTGTTGGCGCTGGGGGCGTCGCCCACGCACATCGCGTTCGTGGGCAGCGTGCCTTTCCTCGCCCAGGTGGTCAGTCCGCTGGGCGCCTGGGCCGCGGAGGTCCTCGGCGGCCGGCGCGCACTGACCGCGACGCTGGGGGCCATCGGCCGCGCCAGTTGGATCTTGGCGGCCTTCCTGCCACAACTGAACGTCCCCGATGCGTTGCGCCCTACGCTGCTCGTGGCGCTGGTGTTCTTCGCCAGCGCCTTCCAGGCGGGCGTGGGCACGGTGTGGACGGCGTGGATGGGCGACGTGGTGCCCGACGACCACCGCGGCCGCTACTTCGGCATGCGCACCGGGGTACTTGGCGTGGTCGGCATGCTCGCGACCTTGGGCGCGGGCGCGTTCCTCGACCGGGTGGCGGCGCCCCTGTCGTTCCAGCTGGTGTTGGGTGTGGCCATCCTGGCCTCTTTCGTGTCGGTGGTCCTGTACTTCTTCCACTACGACCCGCCGACCGAGAAGCGTCGGGTGTCGCTCGCGCAGATCGTTGCCATCCCTTACGGCGACCGCAACTTCAGGCGCTTCCTCGCGTTCGCCATCTACTGGCAGTTCGTGGTCATGCTGGGAGCGCCGTTCGTCATCCCCTACTTCCTGGAGGAGCTCAGGATGAGCTTCACCCAGGTGGCCTACTGGAGCTCGATAGCGGCGCTGGTCTCGCTGGCCAGCACCACCCTCTGGGGCCGGGCCGCCGACCGGATGGGCAACCGACCGGTGCTCGTCATCGGGACCTTCTTGGCCGGGGCACTGCTGCCCCTCAACTGGATACTGGCCGGCCTGACGGGCGACCTCAGGTTCATCTGGCTCTCCGCCGTGTTCGACGCCGTCGCCTGGGGAGCCATCACCCCCGCCGTCTTCAACCTGGCGCTCGGGTCGGCGCCCCGGAGCGGGCGCGTCGCCTTCATCGCGATGTACTCGGTCGTCCAGGGCCTGGCGGGGTTCGTGGGCGGCGCAGTCTCGGGCCCCCTCATCACCTTCTTGCAGGGCGTCGACTACCCCGCCTGGATGGGCGGCTGGACGGGTTATCACATGCTGTTCGCGCTGTCGGGCGTGGGGCGCATGCTCGCGTGGCCGTGGCTGCGCAAGATCGACGAGCCGCGGGCGTGGCGTACCCGGGACGTGCTGCGCGCGGCGGGCGTCGGCGTGCGTGGCGCGGCGCGCGGCAGGCGCCGTTGA